The Lytechinus pictus isolate F3 Inbred chromosome 14, Lp3.0, whole genome shotgun sequence genomic sequence GTGTTTTGTGAGTcggagtaatgtgatggtacctgttacaagcgagagggcgagatatggtaAGACTTGGTTGAAAGGGCATTCATCatctttttgtcattttacaaataaaattcttaTGTATCTCCACCCCCCTCAATTTCCCAGACccctctcacttcctggatggtagcctattcaaaacttatttGCCACTGAAGTGACCAGTGGCTgatagtcattttttttcttctttttattgaatgattaccaagaaattgacttgattataatttatgaaatactttattgaaaaactgaatgtttgattggtTACATTGCCCATTGAAatagttgatttattgataaattgttgattgatAGGAAAAGTTGATGCCTcaattatcattaattaattatcattaattaattaaattaacattctgctctggacttcacgcgtaaatgacaataaaaatcagTCACTCAACAGAAGGGGAGggcgagagagagggaggggggctaaaatgttctgttgaccctttttccatcaacctacttctcccacttacgtcaaatctcaccccctattttcctgactccaatgaacacaTGACTGATTACGACCCTTTATGTGATAATCGCTTCTCTTCAAGTCGGATCTGACTTTTAGATAATAGATAATCTACACATTTTCGTTTCACGAGTCTTATTATGGTATCggcaaagtgaaaataaaagatcAATACAGTCGAGCCATAAGAGAAAAATTACGAGGAAATTAATTACGTGCAAGTAAAATATCTTAAGAgttcagaaaattttgaatacaattagagccaggggaggggggggggggacttacgAAATAAGGTatacggggatgtgccgctgAAATGGGTCGCTCTTTTGGAAGAAATCTCCGGGAAATCTctaaacatggggtatggttttatgctggaaaatccctaaacatgcaTGGCCCAAATTTTTAGATACTTGCTTTTAGATACATGGGTTCATGCCCCCAATTTTTTTCTCGCCCaccggaggtgaaggcgagacttaaggatccaaatgtcgtccgtccgtcacaaatctaatgacacataactccacaaccgtaagtcgattagatggacttgggggacctgcatgttatgctgcagtcggaggtcacatggtaaggtcaaaggtcattttcaggtcaacgttaaagtttacatgcaagactctcatgacacctaactccgcaaccgtaagtcgcttttcaaccaaacttggatggtagatggacttgggggacctgcatgttatgctgcagtcagaggtcacctggtaaggtcaaaggtcatttgcaggtcaactttaaagtttatgtacaaggctcttatgacaagtgttattccatcccagtcatttcaagTGCATATACTTTCACAGTATTGacatttcagaaactttttAACATTTGCTAAGATTTGATGTACACGAGATGACACTCAAAACTACTTTTCTAAAATCTTGTACCATTATTTGAGAACTCGGTGTAAATACCAATAAATCATGTAATGGACCTCAACACTCTTCATGTAGTCAGCATGTTCGATTGATACACGTTTGTAAAAAGTAAAACACACACattaattatataattgatttatttgttttctcatGTCTTAAAGATAAAATAGACCATGTCCATTACATGATTTATTGGTATTTACACCGAGTTCTCAAATAATGGTACAAGATTTTAGAAAATAGACCTATGTTTTTATCATAAAGACCAGCCGCcattaacaaatttaataaatatCATCCCGTGTCTTTTCTTTGATCGTGTAATGTTTAGAAACATAGCTGCTGCATAATTAGtgtgattcatttttgttttgtcaaaattatctcatCGGCGATTCCGTTAAAAATGCCCTATAATGGGACctagagttacatgtatatttgtattttacgtGCATTAAAGACATCGACAAGCTATGAATCGGCTTGGAGAAGACATGCACGCAACTATAATAGAGtctataaccatggacctactagtacacAGTAGTAACATACAGACAATGAGgcattcagcatgttcagggTTTCACATTCAAACCGCTATACGCAATCTATAGCATAACTTCAATTGAAACGGATTTTTCCTATTGTTAGCTGCTTTGTGATTTTCACACCTTCATCCATTGTTCTCAAAACGTGCTAGACGGCGTAATTGACCCAATTCAGGTTCAAGGGGTCGTTATATAGGATCGTTGACTTCAACCAAGGACCTATAGATGTACAGTGTAGGCACATTATGCCCCACTCTAGACCGTTGCATGAAATCACCcgaaatatcttaaatattcatgaatgcataatgagggcgcgaaagatgatgatattatggcctgaaatctggacatttcaagcacctTTGTAACTATAAATATGATGCATCAAGTTAATATATTTAATCATTAATGCGAACGCAAACCGTGAGccaatttttttgataaactgtcatgaaaaggggatttcaagtagtttgttgacaatcagacccaaaaagggatattttgaaaatttatggaatgCACGAGAATAATAGGTACCAATCAAAATTCGCGAGTGCGCAGCACGaacagaaaatattaatattcagaccataaaactgacatgtttacagagcactttttaaaaatcaatttgtaaatcacacaaaataatgaagttaaatttccgaggtgaaatgtgttTTGTAAATTAACTTTCAAACTTGATATCTAAACtcattgaacaagatatgaaaatcacctaacaggcaatgcgagggcgaagcgcgagcgaaaattgtatagagtgacatgaaagattttttcccccaagtctttccctcatcttattttattcactcgtcttcctcttcttttttctcctctcttttccctttttctatctttttttgctcgtccaagagggggggggggggggggggtgtccctcGCGCCCCGAACCGCATATGCTTTACGGAAAACAAGGTATCATAACGAAATGCATATAGAATATATTTTAACCTGTTGTCACCTTCAAACAATCTTAAAagatgtcctgatagatcgcaaaTAATTATGAAAGGCTACCaactgacttctattttgtcttatttacgtttccaacttgtcgagaaaatgcatctttaatatttcttagcGGAGAACAATtaagggatcataacgaaaggtatatcaaatctattttaacttgttgacacctaaaaacaattttaaaacatgtcctgatagatcgcacacccatctgacaTGTTTTttacttctattctgttttatttacgtttccaacatcgtcaagaaaagacgtatttaatatttcttaacggagaacaagggatcataacgaaaggtatatcaaatctattttaacttgttgacccctcgAAAATTTTTCAATCATgccctgatagatcgcacacccatctgagatgtttgtgacttattttgttttatttacgtttccaacatcgtcgagaaaagacgtatttaatatttcttaacggagaacaaggaatcataacgaaaggtatatcaaatataatttaacttgttgacacctaaaaacaattttaaaacatgtcctgatagatcgcacacccatctgagatgtttgtgacttctattttgttttatctacgtttccaacatcgtcgagaaaagacgcaTTTAATatctcttaacggagaacaagggatcataacgaaaggtatatcaaatctattttaacttgttgacacctaaaaacaattttaaaacatgtcctgatagatcgcacacccatctgagatgtttgtgacttctattttgttttatctacgtttccaacatcgtcgagaaaagacgtatttaatatttcttaacggagaacaagggatcataacgaaaggtatatcaaatctattttaacttgttgacacctaaaaacaattttaaaacatgtcctgatagatcgcacacccatctgagatgtttgtgacttctattttgttttatctacgtttccaacatcgtcgagaaaagacgtatttaatatctcttaacggagaacaagggatcataacgaaaggtatatcaaatctattttaacttgttgacccctaaaaacaattttaaaacatgtcctgatagatcgcacacccatttgagatgttttttacttctattctattttatttacgtttccaacatcgtcaagaaaagacgtatttaatatttcttaacggagaacaagggatcataacgaaaggtatatcaaatctattttaacttgttgacccctcgAAAATTTTTCAATCATgccctgatagatcgcacacccatctgagatgtttgtgacttattttgttttatttacgtttccaacatcgtcgagaaaagacgtatttaatatttcttaacggagaacaaggaatcataacgaaaggtatatcaaatctattttaacttgttgacccctaaaaacaattttaaaacatgtcctgatagatcgcacacccatctgagatgtttgtgacttctattttgttttatctacgtttccaacatcgtcgagaaaagacgcaTTTAATatctcttaacggagaacaagggatcataacgaaaggtatatcaaatctattttaacttgttgacccctaaaaacaattttaaaacatgtcctgatagatcgcacacccatttgagatgttttttacttctattctattttatttacgtttccaacatcgtcaagaaaagacgtatttaatatttcttaacggagaacaagggatcataacgaaaggtatatcaaatctattttaacttgttgacccctcgAAAATTTTTCAATCATgccctgatagatcgcacaccaatctgagatgtttgtgacttattttgttttatttacgtttccaacatcgtcgagaaaagacgtatttaatatttcttaacggagaacaaggaatcataacgaaaggtatatcaaatctattttaacttgttgacccctaaaaacaattttaaaacatgtcctgatagatcgcacacccatctgagatgtttgtgacttctattttgttttatctacgtttccaacatcgtcgagaaaagacgcaTTTAATatctcttaacggagaacaagggatcacaacgaaaggtatatcaaatataattcaacttgttgacacctaaaaacaattttaaaacatgtcctgatagatcgcgcaccaatttgagatgtttgtgacttctattctgttttatttacgtttccaacatcgtcgagaaaagacgtatttaatatttcttaacggagaacaagggatcataacgaaaggtatatcaaatctattttaacttgttgacacctaaaaacaattttaaaacatgtcctgatagatcgcacacccatctgagatgtttgtgacttctattttgttttatctacgtttccaacatcgtcgagaaaagacgtatttaatatttcttaacggagaacaagggatcacaacgaaaggtatatcaaatataatttaacttgttgacacctaaaaacaattttaaaacatgtcctgatagatcgcacacccatctgaggtgtttgtgacttctattctgttttatttacgtttccaacatcgtcgagaaaagacgtatttaatatttttaacggACAACAAGGGATcaaaacgaaaggtatatcaaatatattttaacttgttgacccctcgAAAAATATGTATCACCAATAAATATGAGATGCTAccaacttctattttgttttatcgacGTTTCCAACTTTTtcgagaaaatgcatctttaatatttctttacggAGAACAGGGGATCATAACggaaggtatatcaaatctattttaacttgttgacccctaaaaacagctttaaaacatgttgtgatagatcgcacacccatctgagatgtttgtgacttctattctgttttatttacgtttccaacatcgtcgagaaaagacttatttaatatttcttaacggagaacaagggatcacaacgaaaggtatatcaaatatattttaacttgttgacatctaaaatcaattttaaaacatgtcctgatagatcgcaaactattctgagatgtttgtgacttctattttgttttactttcctTTCGTCAATTACATTTCGTCATGGAGAACGGGGgttcataacgaaaggtatacaaaatatattttcactcGTTCGCCcctcaaaacaatttaaaagcATGTCCTAATCCGCCACCGTTTTGCTTGCGCGACTCTCGTAAacacggattttttttttttaattggtactTTGTACAGGAAGCTAGCCCCAGGCATCCCCTATTCCCCCCTCTAGTAGATCCGCCCGCACCTCACGCGCTGCATTCGCTGCAAATGTTGATCCGACGTGCACGCCGAACACTGACCTCATTTTATGTGAAGTGTACGCTGGCgcgctgtgtgtgtgtgtgtgtatgtgaacCTGCACTATTCAGTGTATTCTCGTGCGACGCTCCGGCGGATTAGCCAATAGTGATCGAGATAATAATTGCCCCGTTCCCCAGCGTGTAcggattatgcaaattagctttAATGTAGAATATAACGGTACTTCGTACTAATCTCTTGGAACTCCTTTGCACACTCTCATTATGGAACAATGGCTATGCACGCGTTGGAACGCATTTGGGGTTTTGACGCCTCGCCTAAAGCACTgtagaaaatggtcaaaaatTTGAGTTCAACCCTAACGTCCCCAGTTTGTGGTGAAATGTCATACACTTACACTATTATCCTTGACTGCATTTGACAAAcctcattgttattattataatctgtCATTAGATCTTTTCTTAGACTGAACACTAGCCAGTTAGAAACACAGAATATTAATGATATTCACCCCCCGTCCTCTCTTGTTTCCATCGCCTCAAGTCATTCTCAATGGAGTTGACGCTGGCCCCCCAAATACCATCCTAAGGTTATTGGCCATAAAGGAGTATCTTTGCCAAAGACTGAACCATAGccaattatttataatattcaTCCTCTTCCTCTTGCTCACAGCGTCTCAAGTCGTTCTCCCTGGAGTTGACGGTGGCCCCCAAATACCATCCCAAGATCATTGGACGCAAGGGAGCGGTGATTGGTAAGATCCGTTCCAGGCACGAAGTCAACATCCAGTTTCCCGCTCGAAACCAAGAGGACCAGGATACCATCAAGATCATGGGATACGAGGTCAATGCCCAGGCAGCCAAGGAGGAGATCCTAGCTATCGTCAAAGAATTGGTGAGTTCTTTGGgcttttcataataatattattatatctTAATGTTTCATGatcatatatttgtatatttatgttcaaatgtatgatatttgtatgtttttacatgtatatattattgaaagaaataaatgagagtATTTTCACTCTCCCTCAACTCAACTCAATATTGATACATGCAATTTATAACGAGCCATATCTACCTCGTTAGAGATGCTTAAGGCTCACAAGGGAAGGGGGAGCAAACAAGAACACAGAAATAATATATTGAAATCAGTGATAGAATGAATTCCTTTGGTAGTGTTATACTTTTATCTTAAGTGGTTTTGATTGAAATTATTAGACACTCGAATTGTCAGCTCTGACAATCctatgaaatccttgattttgattggctaagaagcattGGTCTATGGCTGTTATTATGGTAACTgtttgagaatgaaaagctttCAGTGCTTTGTCATGATTACGCCATGAGGTTTCTGGAGCATAGGTTCACACCAGTGCTGCACGATATGAAGATAATATCAAACTATTGTGTCACATTAAAACTTCAATGAATAGACGATATATGATCCAACATATATCGCCTATCATAGTCTTTTAAACAAGTGAGGTTATAATGTGTTACAGACTGGAAATGCTATAAAACAGACATTATTTGCCTGCTCTAATCCAAGTAGCAAATTCAAATGAGTTTAATGTTCTTCTCTTTCAACTCTCAGGAGGATCAAGTCTCTGTTGAACTTGACATTGACCATCGCATCCATCGGCGTTTGATCGGTGCCCGCGGCAAGGCCATCAACCGCATCATGGATGATTACAAGGTGGACATCCGTTTCCCACGAGAGGAGGACCCTAACCCCAATCTGGTGGTGGTCACTGGTGACGCAGATAATGTTGATGAATGCTGCGATTATCTCAAGAACCTAGAAGAAGAATATGTAAGTAGTGGTGATGCCTTTTTTCTGGGGGCGGGGCATGCCATGGGGTGAGGAATGGTGGGGGGTGGATGTGGATTAGGGGAAAAGATCGCTTTTGAGCTTCTCTATGTGGGCTATTGTTTTGTTACTTCTTTTCGTTCAAAAAGACATTTAGTATGAAGCCCAAGACAAGTAATTGTGGCTACTTTTCACAGTTGGGGGAAAATTCCCCCTTAGccctcatttatttttatcactgGTATGGTTGTACTTTATTGAGACCTGTACAGGAAGCATATGTGGCCAGCCACCATAAAACCAATGATATGTCACAGAGGAAGGTTATCTGCAAATAGctgaaaaagtaattttttttccaaaaagtagAGATTAAAGAATTAGCTTAACTGAAAGAGTACTTCCTTGTCTTACTGTCGAAGTTTGAAGAAGTTAAGTTGGATAAAAGACAAGATGAAAGATTTTCTTCGACACTGTTTTTCCTGGACTGCTTTCTTGTCAGGCGCTTGACATTTTAGAATGGagcagggtaataataacattaagtTATGCAGTGCTCGCGGGAGAACAGTTCATACATGTTAGAGCTGAAGTGTTGGTAAATaagaattattatgattattatattgTTAAGAATTTTGGGTTTCAATCCTTTGTGTAATTATCTTTATGTATCATTGTGATGCATTAATCAGAGATATAAGGGGGAGATCCTACATCCACACATTGTTGTTTAATATGAATTCCGGATGGTGGCTATGGTGTCTGGGAAATAATAGAATATTATTCTTGAATAGATGTCATTTCccttatattcatttttatctccGGAATTTATTCCAATTACTCCAAGTTGCGGTCTCGGTTTAAtctaccagggccccgtcttacaaagagttgcgattgatccgatcaatggcaactatggacggccagcaacgtcaacatctaaacttacatgttttttacaaaatattttgtagaaatgatgtattttcatacatttactGTTTTCTTGACGATTCGGtatgtttctctttgttttcaaaggacaatgagcaaatttcctaaagaaaaattatgacattgatggatttccatatacttgagattgatcggatcaattgtaactctttgtaagacgggcccctgatggTTTGAGAGGGTTTCACATATATggttattattcttattaaatAGATGATGGATGTGACCGAGACCGAGGAGATGCAACAATACATCAGAGGTCCCAGCCGCAAAGAGGAAACGCCCAAGAGCACCAACAACGCCGGCTTTGTGATCCGCGATGCACCCTGGAGCAACCCACCCGACACCTCCAACGTCAATGACTTCCCGTCTATCGGTGGACCGGGACAGGCACAGGCTCCCAAACCAGCCCCGTCCTCCTCAGCTCCTCGCTGGGGGCCAGCTTACAAGCGTTAAGTGATAAGAAGGGGTACCCGCACCGAATGCTTTTCCCCATTTCCTTTCCGTTTTTCCTGTAACAATCCAAGTACACTTTGGGGAGGATTAAGGATTCATGGGGAAGTAGGGAAAATGCAACCCAAACCCCAAATGATATAACTATTTTGAAagagattaataaaaaaaaaaccatgcaaAAGGACAGTAATTTAGGGGACCAGGATTAAATGTTTATGTTGAtgcaattttaaacaaataatgctTGATGTTATACCACTCGTGCATCTCAAATTATTTTCAGAGGGAGTCTTGAAAGTGGCTGGAAGATCCTAAGACACCATGTCACCGCTTTTCTatttattaaatgaataataGCCTTGATTTACTTTCCCATGCTTAGAAACTTTGTTGAAATGTGGTCATTTTAATTGAtgagaaaatgtgaaa encodes the following:
- the LOC129276910 gene encoding vigilin-like, coding for MGYEVNAQAAKEEILAIVKELEDQVSVELDIDHRIHRRLIGARGKAINRIMDDYKVDIRFPREEDPNPNLVVVTGDADNVDECCDYLKNLEEEYMMDVTETEEMQQYIRGPSRKEETPKSTNNAGFVIRDAPWSNPPDTSNVNDFPSIGGPGQAQAPKPAPSSSAPRWGPAYKR